Genomic DNA from Nocardioides aquaticus:
TCGTTGGGCTGGGCCCTGGCCGGCGCCGGCGTCCTGGTGGCCGTGCTGGCCCCGGTCAGCGGTCAGCGCGCCGACCGCTCGGGCCGTCCCGGGCGCTGGCTGGGCCTGAACACCCTGGTGGTGGTCGTGCTCTCGGCCGCGCTGTTCCTGGTCGAGCCCCGCGAGGACCTGCTCTGGCTCGGGCTGCTGCTGCTGGCCGCCGGCAACGTCTTCTTCGAGCTGGCCTCGGTCAACTACAACGCGCTGCTGCACCGCGTCTCGACGCCGGCCACCGTGGGCCGGGTCTCCGGGCTCGGCTGGGGCCTGGGCTACCTGGGCGGGATCGTCCTGCTGCTGGTGGTCTACCTCGGCCTGATCAGCCCCGAGGTGGGGCTCTTCGGCGTCACCGACGCCGACGGTCTCGACGTCCGGGTCACGATGCTGTTCTGCGCCGGGTGGACGCTGGTGTTCTCCCTGCCCGTGCTGCTGACGCTGCGCGACGCGCCGCAGCAGGCGCCCGGCCGGGCGCCCCGCGTCGGCGTGGTGGAGTCGTACCGCCGGCTGTTCGCGAGCGTCCGCGAGCTGTGGCGCGAGGACCCGCGCCTGGTCCGGTTCCTCGGCGCGTCCGCGGTCTTCCGCGACGGCCTGGCAGGGGTGTTCACCTTCGGCGGCGTGCTCGCCGCGGGCACCTTCGGCTTCTCCGACGGCGACGTCATCGTCTTCGGCATCGCCGCCAACGTCGTGGCCGGCGTCTCCACCATCGCGGCGGGCTGGCTCGACGACCGGCTCGGACCCAAGCGTGTCATCGTCGGCTCCCTCGTCGCGCTGGTC
This window encodes:
- a CDS encoding MFS transporter yields the protein MSRRFGWPVWAWGLWDWGSAAFNAVITTFVFSVYITSDSFGPEADTSLGWALAGAGVLVAVLAPVSGQRADRSGRPGRWLGLNTLVVVVLSAALFLVEPREDLLWLGLLLLAAGNVFFELASVNYNALLHRVSTPATVGRVSGLGWGLGYLGGIVLLLVVYLGLISPEVGLFGVTDADGLDVRVTMLFCAGWTLVFSLPVLLTLRDAPQQAPGRAPRVGVVESYRRLFASVRELWREDPRLVRFLGASAVFRDGLAGVFTFGGVLAAGTFGFSDGDVIVFGIAANVVAGVSTIAAGWLDDRLGPKRVIVGSLVALVVSGTAVFVLHDGGRGVFWGFGLLLSAFVGPAQSASRTFLARIIPAGREGQVFGLYATTGRAVSFLAPAAFSLSILAGAALTGAARTDDAQYFGVLGVVAVLLLGLLLMLPVHAGPVAEERTSPAPG